A part of Flavobacteriaceae bacterium GSB9 genomic DNA contains:
- a CDS encoding glycosyltransferase family 4 protein: MKIVFIIDQLYLHGGIERVLSIKANYFSSIKENTVHIITTEQKQKEACYNFNSNIIFKDLGINYCREKSYFNPENLLKVPGHIFKLKKTLNKIKPDIAVVCSHSVDTYFVPFINKIIPKVKEFHYSKFIEIDKRQNPSSRFKKWFIQFADYVETKYDALVVLNPDEASYYNSNNTKIIPNPLTFYPETVSKLDNPIAIAAGRIAPVKRYDVLIDIWALVHKTNKNWQLYIYGNGEENFIKNLQMKIDDLELTQHVFLKGPTNHIQEKMLHSSLFLMTSDNECFPLVLLEAQACGLPIISFDCPHGPRNIISDENGSLVNMKDLKVFSKEVLELMSNSNKRIQLGTNARNNANNYSVEKIMPLWKDMFKGLINT, encoded by the coding sequence ATGAAAATCGTTTTTATCATAGACCAATTGTATTTACACGGTGGCATTGAACGCGTATTGTCTATTAAAGCCAATTACTTTTCATCCATAAAAGAAAATACGGTACATATTATTACTACCGAACAAAAACAAAAAGAGGCCTGTTACAATTTTAATTCAAATATCATTTTTAAAGATTTAGGGATTAACTATTGTAGGGAAAAATCGTACTTTAATCCTGAAAATTTACTTAAAGTTCCGGGGCATATTTTTAAGCTAAAAAAAACACTAAATAAGATAAAACCAGATATCGCCGTGGTCTGTAGCCATAGTGTAGACACCTATTTTGTCCCTTTTATAAACAAGATCATTCCTAAAGTCAAGGAGTTCCACTATTCAAAATTCATTGAGATTGACAAACGGCAAAATCCTTCAAGCCGTTTTAAAAAATGGTTTATTCAGTTTGCCGATTATGTAGAAACCAAATATGACGCATTGGTGGTGTTAAACCCAGATGAAGCCAGTTATTACAATTCAAACAACACCAAAATAATTCCGAACCCACTTACTTTTTATCCAGAAACCGTATCAAAATTGGATAACCCTATAGCTATAGCAGCTGGAAGAATTGCCCCTGTAAAACGCTATGACGTTTTGATTGATATTTGGGCCTTGGTACACAAGACCAACAAAAATTGGCAACTTTATATTTATGGTAATGGTGAGGAAAATTTTATAAAAAATCTTCAAATGAAGATAGACGATTTAGAATTGACACAGCATGTTTTTCTTAAAGGCCCCACAAACCATATACAGGAAAAAATGTTGCATTCATCGCTTTTTTTAATGACATCTGACAACGAATGCTTTCCTTTGGTATTATTGGAAGCCCAAGCTTGTGGTTTACCCATCATATCGTTCGACTGTCCACATGGGCCTAGAAATATTATAAGTGATGAAAATGGTTCATTGGTAAACATGAAAGATCTAAAAGTGTTTTCTAAAGAAGTTTTAGAACTAATGTCCAACAGCAATAAGCGCATTCAATTAGGTACAAATGCTCGAAACAATGCCAACAATTATAGCGTTGAAAAAATAATGCCCCTTTGGAAGGATATGTTCAAAGGTCTAATTAATACTTGA
- a CDS encoding glycosyltransferase family 4 protein, which yields MKRLLYITNQIFGPGGLERVLSIKASGLAEDYNYKVHILTLNQNNKNLFYKFSKKITYHNIEANGHPIKYLKTYRNGIKSIIKKVAPDIVLVCDDGLKGLLLPLIIGKPCPMIYERHVSKNIELKFNRLNLIEKIKAEFKFKLMDFGASLFDAFIVLTQGNTKEWHTKNLHVIPNPLSFYPKEPSSLKNKKVIAVGKQCFQKGYDRLLKSWKTVNEKHPDWILDIYGTINKNEGLNILVNELGISESVNFFEPVRNITDKYKEASIYVMSSRYEGFGMVLTEAMAYGVPCISFDCPHGPSDIINNGADGFLVPNSDINALSDKINLLIEHEALRFDMGEKARENVKRYLPKTIMNQWDALFKHIMINRK from the coding sequence ATGAAAAGACTTTTATACATAACCAATCAAATTTTCGGCCCAGGAGGCTTAGAACGGGTGCTTTCTATAAAAGCCAGTGGTTTAGCTGAGGATTATAACTATAAGGTTCACATACTTACACTTAATCAAAACAACAAAAACCTCTTTTACAAGTTTAGTAAAAAAATTACTTACCATAATATTGAGGCCAATGGGCACCCTATTAAATACCTAAAAACCTATAGAAATGGTATTAAAAGTATTATAAAAAAAGTTGCTCCAGATATTGTATTGGTTTGTGATGATGGCCTAAAAGGCTTGCTTTTACCTTTAATTATTGGCAAACCTTGCCCCATGATATACGAGCGGCATGTTTCCAAAAACATTGAACTTAAATTTAATCGGCTAAATTTGATCGAAAAAATAAAAGCGGAATTTAAGTTTAAGCTAATGGATTTTGGGGCTTCTCTTTTTGATGCATTTATAGTTTTAACACAGGGTAACACTAAAGAGTGGCATACTAAAAATTTACACGTTATTCCTAATCCATTATCTTTTTATCCAAAGGAACCGAGCAGCCTTAAGAATAAGAAAGTTATAGCTGTAGGAAAACAATGTTTCCAAAAAGGCTACGACCGGCTCCTAAAAAGTTGGAAAACTGTTAATGAAAAACATCCCGATTGGATATTGGATATTTATGGCACGATTAATAAAAATGAAGGGTTAAATATACTAGTCAATGAATTGGGTATTTCAGAGTCAGTCAATTTTTTTGAACCAGTTAGGAATATTACGGATAAATACAAAGAAGCTTCTATTTACGTGATGTCTTCTCGCTATGAAGGTTTTGGTATGGTATTAACAGAAGCCATGGCATATGGTGTGCCCTGTATTTCTTTTGACTGTCCACATGGTCCTTCTGACATTATAAATAATGGCGCGGATGGTTTTTTAGTCCCAAATAGCGATATTAATGCATTAAGTGATAAGATAAACCTTTTAATTGAACACGAAGCACTAAGGTTTGATATGGGGGAAAAAGCTCGGGAGAACGTTAAACGGTATTTACCAAAAACGATTATGAATCAATGGGATGCTTTGTTCAAACATATAATGATTAACAGGAAATGA
- a CDS encoding polysaccharide pyruvyl transferase family protein → MKIKTITCHEVYNHGASLQEYALLKYLENMGHEAEAIHYKPSYLSNHFNLFRISNSYFEKNLLLKILYLGLKLPSRLKNLKRKKKFDKFSESYIKSTTKLYKTNDNLKADLPDAQAYICGSDQIWNSFFENGKDPAFYLDFVPDNKLKISYAASFAIDKLEKNIRDFVKEKVSRLDHISVREESGKKILEDLNVQNVRQVLDPVFLLEIDEWDKLIEAEKEKAKYIFIYDFDSNPLIKSMAENYKKQFGWNIITVNEMINYADKNYFFDGPSKFLTLVKNAEFVISNSFHAVAFSIIFQKDFVVFNRQYKINTRMRDLLASLGLSQLLISNETMVDNHQLNNINLDKVQKKLTPLIKSSKEFLMNTLR, encoded by the coding sequence ATGAAAATAAAAACCATTACCTGTCATGAGGTTTACAATCACGGAGCTAGCCTACAAGAATATGCTTTGCTGAAATATTTAGAAAATATGGGGCATGAAGCAGAAGCCATACATTACAAGCCAAGCTACCTGAGTAATCATTTTAATCTCTTCAGAATAAGTAACAGCTATTTTGAAAAAAACTTGTTATTAAAAATTTTATATCTAGGGTTAAAACTCCCCTCAAGACTAAAAAACTTAAAACGTAAAAAAAAATTCGATAAATTTTCCGAATCTTACATAAAAAGTACGACTAAGTTATACAAAACCAATGACAATTTGAAAGCTGACCTACCTGATGCGCAAGCTTATATTTGTGGGAGTGATCAAATTTGGAATTCGTTTTTCGAAAATGGAAAAGACCCTGCCTTTTATTTAGATTTTGTACCAGACAACAAACTCAAAATTTCTTATGCTGCAAGTTTTGCCATTGACAAACTAGAAAAAAATATTAGAGACTTTGTTAAAGAAAAAGTTAGTCGGTTAGATCATATTTCTGTAAGGGAAGAATCAGGTAAAAAAATCTTAGAAGATTTAAATGTTCAAAATGTGAGGCAAGTGTTAGACCCTGTGTTCTTATTGGAAATAGATGAATGGGATAAATTAATAGAGGCTGAAAAGGAAAAAGCAAAGTATATTTTTATATACGATTTCGACTCGAATCCGCTTATTAAATCCATGGCAGAAAACTATAAAAAACAGTTTGGATGGAATATTATTACAGTAAATGAAATGATAAATTATGCGGATAAAAACTACTTTTTTGATGGCCCCTCTAAATTTTTAACCTTGGTCAAGAATGCAGAATTTGTAATCTCTAACTCTTTTCATGCAGTAGCCTTTTCCATTATTTTTCAAAAAGACTTTGTGGTATTTAATAGACAATACAAAATCAATACCCGAATGCGTGATTTATTAGCCTCACTTGGACTTAGCCAGTTACTTATTTCAAATGAAACCATGGTTGACAATCATCAACTAAACAATATTAATCTAGATAAAGTTCAAAAGAAATTAACGCCGCTTATAAAATCTTCTAAGGAGTTTTTAATGAATACTTTAAGGTAG
- a CDS encoding glycosyltransferase, translated as MKNIVFIIESLNCGGAEKSLVTLLQNFNYEKYNVDLVLFNKNGDFEKFVPNEVNIFYINLYNNTPSFRLFLYRFKFWLYRKLKKRKFHNAQLHWKTYHKQINRLKKTYDIAIAYNQGLPTYFTAEKIAAKKKYAWLNIDYKLAGYNIKFDINKYIKFNKVVVVSQEAENGFLSELSKVEEMIKTIVIKDITDEKIVVKLSEEHTGLTKNTSTINICSVGRLAKQKGWHLAIYALSILLKKGYNIKWYIIGEGPERKSLEKIIKHEKLENNLILLGYKENPYPYIKSCDIYAQTSLFEGLGLTVIEAAVLQKPIVTTNFPTASTIITNNKTGLICSMNAKDIATSIEKYLKNPELMNEVLNNLYKQKNNDKERSLTKIGELLNA; from the coding sequence TTGAAAAATATAGTTTTTATAATAGAATCCTTAAATTGTGGAGGAGCTGAAAAAAGTTTGGTTACATTGCTCCAAAACTTTAACTATGAAAAATACAATGTAGATTTGGTTTTATTTAATAAAAATGGGGATTTTGAGAAATTTGTACCTAATGAAGTAAACATTTTTTATATTAATTTATACAATAACACTCCTAGTTTTAGGCTATTCCTCTATCGTTTTAAATTTTGGTTATACAGAAAGTTAAAAAAACGAAAATTTCATAATGCCCAACTGCACTGGAAGACTTACCATAAACAGATCAATAGATTAAAAAAAACATATGATATAGCCATCGCTTATAATCAAGGTTTACCTACTTATTTTACTGCTGAAAAAATTGCTGCAAAGAAAAAGTATGCATGGTTGAACATTGATTATAAACTAGCTGGATACAACATAAAATTCGACATTAACAAATACATTAAATTTAACAAAGTTGTTGTTGTCTCACAAGAAGCTGAAAACGGGTTTTTATCTGAACTAAGCAAAGTTGAAGAAATGATAAAGACTATAGTTATAAAGGATATAACAGACGAGAAAATTGTAGTTAAATTAAGCGAAGAACACACCGGCCTGACAAAAAATACTAGCACAATAAATATATGCTCAGTAGGAAGGTTAGCAAAACAAAAAGGTTGGCATTTGGCTATTTACGCTTTATCAATACTTTTAAAAAAAGGTTACAACATAAAATGGTATATTATTGGGGAAGGCCCTGAACGGAAAAGTTTAGAAAAAATCATTAAACACGAAAAATTAGAAAACAATCTTATCCTTCTAGGTTATAAGGAAAACCCATATCCCTATATCAAATCATGTGATATTTATGCTCAAACCTCATTGTTTGAAGGTTTAGGGCTTACTGTTATTGAAGCTGCCGTTTTACAAAAACCAATAGTTACAACTAATTTTCCTACTGCGTCAACAATAATAACAAACAACAAAACAGGCTTAATTTGTAGTATGAATGCCAAAGATATAGCCACATCTATAGAAAAATATCTCAAAAACCCTGAATTGATGAATGAAGTATTAAATAATTTGTACAAACAAAAAAACAATGATAAAGAACGCTCATTGACAAAAATTGGCGAGTTACTTAATGCTTAA
- a CDS encoding CatB-related O-acetyltransferase, with protein sequence MSLLRKYLWRILGVSYNQALKVHDYVFLKNDKHTIIGNKTYDNGALVWRWTNAKLTIGKYCSIANNVRFIVDEGYHNASTITNFPLVNNLFKDELLKAEKSVAQNIFKQVRQKEGITIGNDVWIGMGAYIMPGVSVGNGVTIGANSVVTKDVPSYSIVAGSPAKIIKFKHSEEEIKELNKIAWWNWKEQLVKERIKDFYNDVDLFIEKYK encoded by the coding sequence ATGAGCTTATTAAGAAAGTATTTATGGCGTATTTTGGGAGTAAGCTATAATCAAGCCCTAAAAGTACATGATTACGTTTTTTTAAAAAACGACAAACATACTATTATTGGTAATAAAACATATGATAACGGAGCATTGGTTTGGAGGTGGACTAATGCCAAACTAACCATTGGGAAATATTGTAGCATAGCCAATAACGTAAGGTTTATTGTGGATGAAGGCTATCATAACGCCTCAACAATAACAAACTTTCCTTTGGTTAATAATTTATTTAAAGACGAGTTATTAAAAGCAGAGAAATCCGTCGCTCAAAACATCTTTAAGCAAGTGCGTCAAAAAGAAGGCATTACAATAGGAAATGATGTCTGGATTGGCATGGGTGCCTACATAATGCCTGGTGTCTCTGTAGGCAATGGAGTGACAATTGGAGCAAATTCAGTCGTAACTAAAGACGTACCAAGTTATTCCATTGTAGCAGGATCTCCTGCAAAAATTATTAAGTTTAAACATAGTGAAGAAGAGATAAAGGAACTCAATAAAATTGCCTGGTGGAATTGGAAAGAACAATTAGTTAAAGAAAGAATAAAAGATTTTTATAACGATGTAGATTTGTTCATTGAAAAATATAAATAG
- a CDS encoding oligosaccharide flippase family protein, translating to MSQLKKGAILNYVTIFLTNVIGLFITPFILNHLGKAEYGVYTAIGALVGTISILDLGLNNTIVRFVAKYRAEKNRKGEENFLATSMIIYCVISSVIVFLGILFYGHIDTYFTKMNTEEIEIAKTIFILLIFNLAIGLPGGSFKAICFGYEIFVFPKAINIIRYVLRTLTVVAVLTMGGKAIALVAIDTCFNIIFLLVNIYYVFIKLKVRFKLYEFNFKYLKQIFSYSIWIFVYGIVAQFQWKAGHIVLGNFAYPEVLAIYSIGLTLGSYYGAFSSAITGVLLPRATQMTVNNASSKELTDMMIKIGRVSFIVLTYILGGFILFGSQFVNLWVGESFFDSYIIALMIMAAYTIPLVQGFTGPLIEAQNKVVFKSITYLVFLTLGTLIGYFLAMKYGAVGMISGTIMGWIIAQNIMNIFYHKVLNLNVLRFFKELFNKTLLVFLVILIIGYFISLAPGIGWFNFIFKGISYSIVFAFLMLKFGMIPYEKKLFSEVFLKLKKRDT from the coding sequence TTGAGCCAACTAAAAAAAGGAGCCATACTAAATTACGTAACCATATTTTTAACAAATGTGATTGGGCTTTTTATTACTCCTTTTATTTTAAACCACCTAGGTAAGGCCGAATATGGAGTTTATACGGCAATTGGCGCTTTGGTTGGAACAATATCTATACTGGATTTAGGACTCAACAATACCATTGTACGTTTTGTGGCTAAATACAGAGCTGAAAAAAACCGAAAGGGCGAAGAAAACTTTTTAGCCACCTCAATGATTATTTATTGCGTGATTTCAAGTGTTATTGTGTTTCTTGGTATTCTGTTTTATGGGCATATCGACACTTACTTTACCAAAATGAATACTGAGGAAATAGAAATTGCCAAAACCATATTTATCCTTTTAATTTTTAATTTGGCCATAGGTTTACCTGGCGGTAGTTTTAAGGCCATTTGCTTTGGCTATGAGATTTTTGTGTTTCCTAAAGCGATTAATATTATTAGGTATGTACTAAGAACGCTTACGGTTGTTGCTGTTTTAACTATGGGAGGAAAGGCCATTGCATTGGTGGCCATAGATACCTGTTTCAATATTATCTTTTTATTAGTAAACATTTATTATGTGTTTATTAAGCTAAAAGTCAGGTTTAAACTTTATGAATTTAATTTTAAATACTTAAAACAAATTTTTAGCTACTCTATTTGGATTTTTGTCTACGGAATAGTTGCCCAATTCCAATGGAAAGCTGGTCATATTGTCTTAGGTAATTTTGCATATCCAGAAGTGTTGGCTATTTACTCTATTGGTTTAACTCTTGGCAGTTATTACGGTGCTTTTTCTTCTGCTATAACAGGTGTGCTTTTGCCAAGAGCCACACAAATGACTGTTAATAATGCTTCTTCAAAAGAACTTACAGACATGATGATAAAAATAGGTAGAGTTTCATTCATTGTATTAACGTACATTTTAGGTGGTTTTATACTTTTTGGCAGTCAATTTGTAAACTTATGGGTGGGAGAATCATTTTTTGATTCATACATAATAGCTCTAATGATTATGGCTGCTTATACCATACCTTTAGTACAAGGATTCACTGGTCCTCTTATCGAAGCCCAGAACAAAGTGGTATTTAAATCGATTACATATTTAGTTTTTTTAACTTTAGGAACATTGATAGGGTATTTTCTAGCAATGAAATACGGAGCTGTAGGAATGATTTCTGGCACCATCATGGGGTGGATAATTGCCCAAAATATAATGAATATATTCTACCACAAGGTTCTTAATTTAAATGTTTTAAGGTTTTTCAAAGAATTATTTAACAAAACTTTATTGGTCTTTTTAGTTATTTTAATAATCGGCTATTTCATTAGTTTAGCTCCTGGGATTGGCTGGTTCAACTTCATTTTCAAAGGGATTTCTTATTCAATTGTTTTTGCCTTTTTGATGTTAAAATTCGGTATGATTCCTTATGAAAAAAAATTATTTTCTGAAGTCTTTTTGAAATTAAAAAAAAGGGATACATGA
- a CDS encoding nucleotide sugar dehydrogenase: protein MDKTKIAVIGLGYVGLPLARLFATKYNVVGFDINQNRIEELKSGTDTTLEVEDAVLQAVLKTKNDGETGLFCSSNLEAIKACNYYIVTVPTPIDKNNRPDLTPLYKSSETVGKVLKKGDIVIYESTVYPGVTEEECIPVLERISGLKFNQDFYAGYSPERINPGDKLHTVDKILKVTAGSTPEIGKKVDALYASVIAAGTHLAPSIKVAEAAKVIENSQRDINIAFVNELAKIFNLMNIDTHAVLEAAGTKWNFLPFKPGLVGGHCIGVDPYYLAQKAQEVGYHPEIILAGRRVNDGMGQYVASEVIKLMVKNDIRIKNAKVLVLGVTFKENCPDVRNTKAVDVINQLKSYGTDITIYDPWAKPEEVMQEYNLETTQQLPKQAFDAVVLTVAHKEYLNKNLRQLLSPKGILYDVKGVLKETVDGRL, encoded by the coding sequence ATGGATAAGACTAAAATTGCTGTTATTGGTTTGGGTTATGTTGGCCTACCTTTAGCCCGGTTGTTCGCAACAAAATACAATGTTGTTGGTTTTGACATCAACCAAAATCGTATAGAGGAGCTAAAATCAGGTACGGATACAACCTTAGAAGTTGAAGATGCTGTTTTACAGGCTGTTTTAAAAACCAAAAATGACGGGGAAACAGGACTGTTTTGTTCTTCAAATTTAGAAGCTATTAAAGCTTGTAACTATTACATCGTAACCGTTCCTACCCCAATCGATAAAAACAACCGCCCCGATTTAACGCCACTTTATAAATCAAGTGAAACGGTAGGTAAAGTGTTAAAAAAAGGTGATATAGTCATTTATGAATCGACCGTTTACCCCGGAGTTACTGAAGAAGAATGCATACCTGTTTTAGAACGTATTAGCGGTCTGAAATTCAATCAGGATTTTTATGCAGGCTATTCGCCAGAACGTATTAACCCAGGAGACAAGTTGCATACTGTTGATAAAATATTAAAAGTTACCGCTGGATCGACACCCGAAATCGGAAAAAAGGTAGATGCATTGTACGCTAGTGTTATAGCAGCAGGAACCCACCTTGCTCCTAGCATTAAAGTTGCTGAGGCCGCAAAAGTCATTGAAAACTCGCAACGTGATATCAATATTGCTTTTGTAAACGAATTGGCTAAGATTTTCAATTTAATGAATATTGACACCCATGCCGTATTAGAAGCTGCGGGCACAAAATGGAACTTTTTACCATTCAAACCCGGTTTGGTTGGTGGGCACTGTATTGGTGTAGACCCTTATTATTTAGCCCAAAAGGCCCAAGAAGTGGGCTACCACCCTGAAATCATTTTGGCTGGACGCCGTGTAAATGATGGTATGGGACAATATGTCGCATCAGAAGTCATTAAACTCATGGTAAAAAATGATATTCGTATAAAAAATGCCAAAGTATTGGTTTTAGGTGTCACTTTTAAAGAAAACTGCCCTGATGTAAGAAACACCAAAGCCGTTGATGTAATAAACCAACTTAAAAGTTATGGTACTGACATAACTATTTACGACCCCTGGGCAAAACCGGAAGAGGTGATGCAGGAATATAATCTAGAAACTACACAGCAACTGCCAAAACAGGCTTTTGATGCTGTTGTGCTTACTGTGGCCCATAAAGAGTACTTGAACAAAAACCTAAGACAGCTTCTTTCACCCAAAGGCATTTTATATGACGTAAAAGGGGTGTTAAAAGAAACCGTTGACGGTAGACTTTAG
- a CDS encoding SDR family oxidoreductase — MTIEQVNTLVNKKVLVTGGAGFIGSNLVETLLNNDISVICLDNFSTGKRENIEPFLNNGNFKLIEGDIRNLDDCQKACTNIDFVLHQAALGSVPRSIKDPITTNDVNVSGFLNMLVAARDAGVKRFVYAASSSTYGDHEALPKVENVIGKPLSPYAITKYVNELYADIFHKTYGLDTIGLRYFNVFGRRQDPNGAYAAVIPKFVQQFISHKSPMINGDGSYSRDFTYIDNVVQMNLNALTTNNEQALNTVYNVAYGERTSLLELATLLKEYLSEFDSTIKNIEIKHRENRVGDIPHSLASIEKAKTLLNYNPKYDINNGLKEAVAWYWENLK; from the coding sequence ATGACAATAGAGCAAGTCAATACATTAGTTAATAAAAAAGTATTAGTAACAGGTGGTGCAGGGTTTATAGGTTCTAACCTTGTTGAAACCCTACTAAATAATGATATATCTGTTATTTGTCTTGATAATTTCTCAACTGGTAAACGAGAAAATATTGAGCCTTTTCTTAACAATGGTAATTTCAAATTAATTGAAGGCGATATCCGCAATCTCGATGACTGCCAAAAAGCCTGCACTAATATTGATTTTGTATTGCACCAAGCAGCATTGGGTTCTGTTCCGCGGTCTATAAAAGACCCCATTACTACTAACGATGTTAATGTGTCAGGCTTTTTAAACATGCTTGTCGCTGCACGTGATGCAGGTGTTAAACGTTTTGTTTATGCTGCCAGTTCATCTACGTATGGTGACCACGAAGCCCTGCCCAAAGTAGAAAATGTTATTGGCAAACCGCTATCGCCCTATGCCATCACTAAATATGTAAACGAACTCTATGCCGATATTTTTCATAAAACATACGGATTGGACACAATTGGTTTACGATACTTTAATGTTTTTGGAAGACGTCAAGATCCCAACGGTGCTTATGCAGCCGTAATCCCTAAATTTGTACAACAATTTATTAGTCATAAATCGCCAATGATTAATGGTGACGGAAGTTACTCTAGAGATTTCACCTATATTGATAATGTAGTACAAATGAACCTGAATGCCTTAACCACGAATAACGAACAAGCGTTGAATACGGTTTATAATGTAGCTTATGGCGAACGAACCTCTCTTTTGGAATTAGCTACTTTGTTGAAAGAATACCTTTCAGAGTTTGATAGTACCATAAAAAACATCGAAATCAAACACAGAGAAAACCGCGTTGGTGACATACCGCATTCGCTCGCTTCTATCGAAAAAGCTAAGACCTTATTGAATTACAACCCAAAATATGATATTAACAACGGTTTAAAAGAAGCCGTAGCTTGGTACTGGGAGAATTTGAAATAA
- a CDS encoding aminotransferase class I/II-fold pyridoxal phosphate-dependent enzyme translates to MLTKTKIYLSSPHMGGTEQKFVNEAFTSNWIAPLGPNVNGFEQDIKNYIGGNKYVAALSSGTASIHLALQLLNVKKGDEVICQSFTFSASANPIVYQGATPVFVDSEPETWNMSPELLEIAIKDRIQKYKKPKAIIAVHLYGMPYKANEISAISKKYDIPVVEDSAEALGSKYHDSYCGSLGDMGVFSFNGNKIITTSGGGALVVNTKALKDKTVFLSTQARDNAPHYEHSSIGFNYRMSNVLAGVGRGQMEVLDKRIAARRQNFEFYKKHLSEVDGISFLEEPPNMFSNRWITCITTSSFEMREAIRSHLLEDDIESRPLWKPMHLQPVFKGCEHYTNGISEDLFERGLCLPSGSNLTQDDLERILSKIINTPKNT, encoded by the coding sequence ATGTTGACCAAAACCAAAATCTACCTATCATCACCACATATGGGAGGCACCGAACAAAAGTTTGTAAACGAAGCCTTTACAAGTAATTGGATTGCGCCTTTAGGACCCAATGTAAACGGTTTTGAACAGGATATAAAGAATTACATAGGAGGCAACAAGTACGTTGCAGCTTTAAGTTCCGGTACAGCATCCATTCATTTAGCGTTGCAATTATTAAACGTTAAAAAAGGCGATGAAGTCATCTGCCAAAGTTTTACCTTTTCTGCTTCAGCCAACCCAATTGTTTATCAAGGTGCTACTCCAGTTTTTGTGGATAGTGAGCCTGAAACTTGGAACATGTCTCCTGAATTATTGGAAATCGCGATAAAAGATCGTATTCAAAAGTATAAAAAACCGAAAGCTATAATTGCGGTGCATTTGTATGGTATGCCTTATAAGGCCAATGAAATAAGTGCTATTTCAAAAAAGTATGATATTCCAGTAGTTGAGGATAGTGCTGAAGCTTTGGGTAGTAAATATCACGATTCTTATTGTGGTTCCTTGGGCGATATGGGCGTGTTTTCTTTTAATGGCAACAAAATTATAACAACATCTGGAGGAGGAGCATTGGTAGTCAATACGAAAGCCCTAAAGGACAAGACGGTGTTTTTATCAACCCAAGCTAGAGATAATGCTCCACATTACGAACATTCTTCCATAGGATTTAATTACAGAATGAGTAACGTTTTGGCTGGTGTAGGACGAGGGCAGATGGAAGTGCTCGATAAACGTATAGCTGCAAGGCGTCAAAATTTTGAGTTTTATAAAAAACATCTTTCGGAAGTTGATGGTATTTCATTTTTAGAAGAGCCACCCAACATGTTTTCAAACCGTTGGATTACCTGTATAACGACCAGTTCTTTCGAGATGAGAGAAGCTATTCGTTCACATTTATTGGAAGATGACATTGAATCTAGACCGCTATGGAAACCCATGCATTTACAGCCTGTATTTAAAGGTTGTGAGCATTATACTAATGGCATTTCAGAAGATTTGTTTGAGAGAGGCCTATGTTTACCTAGTGGATCCAACTTAACCCAAGATGATTTAGAAAGGATCTTAAGCAAAATAATAAACACCCCAAAAAACACATGA